Proteins encoded by one window of Actinomycetota bacterium:
- a CDS encoding aldehyde dehydrogenase family protein, whose amino-acid sequence MSDGAGRLDVRKTYKLYIGGAFPRSESGRSYEVTAADGRFLANAARASRKDLRDAVVAARKAQPGWAAATAYNRGQVLYRVAEVLEGRREQFAAEVAAAWGVDATAAAGEVDAAIDRWVWYAGWSDKIAVVDGAANPVAGPYFNFSIPEPTGVVGIVAPQTSPLLGLVSVIAPVVVSGNTCVVIASHRMPLPAITLSEVLATSDVPGGVINLLTGHVEELAPHLAGHMDVNAIDLAGVEPDAAAELEVAAADNIKRVLRPPTDGEPDWTAEPDPRRILRFTETKTVWHPMGV is encoded by the coding sequence ATGTCTGACGGTGCCGGTCGGCTCGACGTGCGCAAGACCTACAAGCTGTACATCGGCGGGGCGTTCCCACGCTCCGAGTCGGGGCGCAGCTACGAGGTCACCGCCGCGGACGGCCGCTTCCTTGCCAACGCCGCGCGAGCCTCCCGCAAGGACCTGCGCGACGCGGTCGTCGCCGCCCGCAAGGCACAGCCCGGCTGGGCGGCCGCCACCGCCTACAACCGGGGGCAGGTGCTCTACCGCGTCGCCGAGGTCCTCGAGGGGCGACGCGAGCAGTTCGCGGCCGAGGTCGCCGCGGCGTGGGGCGTCGACGCAACCGCCGCCGCTGGTGAGGTCGACGCCGCCATCGACCGCTGGGTCTGGTACGCGGGGTGGTCCGACAAGATCGCCGTCGTGGACGGGGCGGCGAACCCGGTGGCGGGTCCCTACTTCAACTTCTCGATCCCCGAGCCGACTGGCGTGGTCGGGATCGTCGCCCCGCAGACCTCGCCGCTGCTCGGGCTCGTCAGCGTCATCGCCCCCGTCGTCGTCAGCGGCAACACCTGCGTGGTCATCGCGTCCCACCGAATGCCGCTCCCCGCGATCACGCTCAGCGAGGTGCTCGCGACCTCGGATGTGCCGGGCGGAGTCATCAACCTGCTGACCGGGCACGTCGAGGAGCTCGCCCCCCACCTCGCCGGACACATGGACGTCAACGCCATCGACCTCGCCGGCGTCGAGCCCGACGCGGCGGCGGAGCTGGAGGTCGCTGCTGCCGACAACATCAAGCGCGTCCTCCGACCGCCGACCGACGGCGAGCCGGACTGGACCGCCGAGCCCGACCCGCGCCGCATCCTGCGCTTCACCGAGACCAAGACGGTGTGGCACCCGATGGGCGTGTGA